The following are encoded in a window of Phragmites australis chromosome 22, lpPhrAust1.1, whole genome shotgun sequence genomic DNA:
- the LOC133905453 gene encoding uncharacterized protein LOC133905453 isoform X1, producing the protein MKRVSADLGGGETKWNVDYLSVVGFSSQQPFVRPLRFGVPLAVDDPSPLSFPPHPSVDPAAALRRSFPTLSCILASSNQANRRCRPSFPTPGAVTVCDISRDLGLAQSISPFELRLCALCSVDSICLGLSQLRWMPCSTAAPSTPTAMSSSGMVFSPIPFQSDALLTNREPPAAESAPATRVLVELLDLILTWN; encoded by the exons ATGAAACGGGTGTCGGCTGACCTTGGAGGCGGGGAGACCAAATGGAATGTTGACTACCTCTCGGTCGTTGGATTTAGCAGCCAGCAGCCATTTGTCCGTCCGTTACGATTTGGTGTTCCCCTCGCCGTCGACGATCCATCGCCGCTCTCTTTCCCCCCTCACCCCTCGGTTGATCCCGCCGCCGCGCTGCGCCGCTCTTTCCCAACGTTGTCTTGTATACTAGCTTCCAGCAACCAAGCAAATCGACGATGCCGCCCGAGCTTCCCGACGCCCGGCGCCGTAACCGTCTGCGATATCAGCCGCGACCTGGGTCTCGCCCAATCAATCTCTCCGTTTGAACTTCGCCTTTGTGCTTTGTGCTCAGTCGATTCGATCTGCCTTGGTCTCTCGCAGTTGCGGTGGATGCCCTGCTCGACGGCCGCGCCAAGTACACCTACGGCGATGTCCTCGTCG GGGATGGTCTTCAGCCCTATCCCTTTCCAGTCCGATGCTCTTCTCACCAACCGCGAGCCTCCTGCTGCTGAGAGCGCACCAGCAACTAGGGTCCTTGTAGAGCTCCTCGATCTGATTCTTACGTGGAATTGA
- the LOC133905453 gene encoding uncharacterized protein LOC133905453 isoform X3, translated as MKRVSADLGGGETKWNVDYLSVVGFSSQQPFVRPLRFGVPLAVDDPSPLSFPPHPSVDPAAALRRSFPTLSCILASSNQANRRCRPSFPTPGAVTVCDISRDLVAVDALLDGRAKYTYGDVLVGQGMVFSPIPFQSDALLTNREPPAAESAPATRVLVELLDLILTWN; from the exons ATGAAACGGGTGTCGGCTGACCTTGGAGGCGGGGAGACCAAATGGAATGTTGACTACCTCTCGGTCGTTGGATTTAGCAGCCAGCAGCCATTTGTCCGTCCGTTACGATTTGGTGTTCCCCTCGCCGTCGACGATCCATCGCCGCTCTCTTTCCCCCCTCACCCCTCGGTTGATCCCGCCGCCGCGCTGCGCCGCTCTTTCCCAACGTTGTCTTGTATACTAGCTTCCAGCAACCAAGCAAATCGACGATGCCGCCCGAGCTTCCCGACGCCCGGCGCCGTAACCGTCTGCGATATCAGCCGCGACCTGG TTGCGGTGGATGCCCTGCTCGACGGCCGCGCCAAGTACACCTACGGCGATGTCCTCGTCGGTCAG GGGATGGTCTTCAGCCCTATCCCTTTCCAGTCCGATGCTCTTCTCACCAACCGCGAGCCTCCTGCTGCTGAGAGCGCACCAGCAACTAGGGTCCTTGTAGAGCTCCTCGATCTGATTCTTACGTGGAATTGA
- the LOC133905453 gene encoding uncharacterized protein LOC133905453 isoform X2, translating into MKRVSADLGGGETKWNVDYLSVVGFSSQQPFVRPLRFGVPLAVDDPSPLSFPPHPSVDPAAALRRSFPTLSCILASSNQANRRCRPSFPTPGAVTVCDISRDLGLAQSISPFELRLCALCSVDSICLGLSQLRWMPCSTAAPSTPTAMSSSVRGWSSALSLSSPMLFSPTASLLLLRAHQQLGSL; encoded by the exons ATGAAACGGGTGTCGGCTGACCTTGGAGGCGGGGAGACCAAATGGAATGTTGACTACCTCTCGGTCGTTGGATTTAGCAGCCAGCAGCCATTTGTCCGTCCGTTACGATTTGGTGTTCCCCTCGCCGTCGACGATCCATCGCCGCTCTCTTTCCCCCCTCACCCCTCGGTTGATCCCGCCGCCGCGCTGCGCCGCTCTTTCCCAACGTTGTCTTGTATACTAGCTTCCAGCAACCAAGCAAATCGACGATGCCGCCCGAGCTTCCCGACGCCCGGCGCCGTAACCGTCTGCGATATCAGCCGCGACCTGGGTCTCGCCCAATCAATCTCTCCGTTTGAACTTCGCCTTTGTGCTTTGTGCTCAGTCGATTCGATCTGCCTTGGTCTCTCGCAGTTGCGGTGGATGCCCTGCTCGACGGCCGCGCCAAGTACACCTACGGCGATGTCCTCGTCGGTCAG GGGATGGTCTTCAGCCCTATCCCTTTCCAGTCCGATGCTCTTCTCACCAACCGCGAGCCTCCTGCTGCTGAGAGCGCACCAGCAACTAGGGTCCTTGTAG
- the LOC133905453 gene encoding uncharacterized protein LOC133905453 isoform X4 yields MKRVSADLGGGETKWNVDYLSVVGFSSQQPFVRPLRFGVPLAVDDPSPLSFPPHPSVDPAAALRRSFPTLSCILASSNQANRRCRPSFPTPGAVTVCDISRDLVAVDALLDGRAKYTYGDVLVGDGLQPYPFPVRCSSHQPRASCC; encoded by the exons ATGAAACGGGTGTCGGCTGACCTTGGAGGCGGGGAGACCAAATGGAATGTTGACTACCTCTCGGTCGTTGGATTTAGCAGCCAGCAGCCATTTGTCCGTCCGTTACGATTTGGTGTTCCCCTCGCCGTCGACGATCCATCGCCGCTCTCTTTCCCCCCTCACCCCTCGGTTGATCCCGCCGCCGCGCTGCGCCGCTCTTTCCCAACGTTGTCTTGTATACTAGCTTCCAGCAACCAAGCAAATCGACGATGCCGCCCGAGCTTCCCGACGCCCGGCGCCGTAACCGTCTGCGATATCAGCCGCGACCTGG TTGCGGTGGATGCCCTGCTCGACGGCCGCGCCAAGTACACCTACGGCGATGTCCTCGTCG GGGATGGTCTTCAGCCCTATCCCTTTCCAGTCCGATGCTCTTCTCACCAACCGCGAGCCTCCTGCTGCTGA
- the LOC133905452 gene encoding protein ROOT PRIMORDIUM DEFECTIVE 1-like has translation MASIIFGPRILHALPLRLHVLSETFQYGPFNCGVQRRWKKPVDSARTRLEGRTRDHRLDKLIIQLKNLRVALALHDFISQQRNGFASLQLLSKWRHEVGMNIEIGAFLKKYPHIFHIYMHPVTKNHCCKTTQKMVDLIAEEDAVIRENETDIVQRLKKLLMISTKGTLNMHALWLIRRELGLPDDYRSSILPNHQHDLCLESPDTLSLVSWDEELAVAKVEEWREKEYTEKWLAESETKYAFPINFPTGFKIEKGFRVKLKNWQRLPYTKPYEKNDLHPIHNVERLEKRIVGILHELLSLTVEKMIPLERLSHFRRVFTMEVNLRELLLKYPGIFYISTKGSTQTVLLRESYSKGCLIEPNPVYNVRRKMLYLILSGCRNVGEPESAIWFTEYDQGSSHKSQNNTRQLDTTNSIVELEIGSDSHGKNHFTEEFLHKPCCDSKEN, from the coding sequence ATGGCATCGATCATATTTGGTCCAAGAATCCTGCATGCACTCCCTCTGCGACTGCACGTGCTCAGTGAGACATTTCAGTACGGTCCTTTTAATTGTGGTGTGCAGCGGAGGTGGAAGAAGCCAGTAGATTCAGCAAGAACCCGTCTGGAGGGCAGAACAAGGGATCATAGGCTGGACAAGCTCATCATTCAACTGAAGAACTTGAGGGTGGCCTTGGCTTTACATGACTTCATATCTCAGCAGAGGAACGGATTTGCATCTCTCCAACTTCTTTCAAAGTGGAGACATGAGGTTGGGATGAACATTGAAATCGGTGCTTTCCTCAAGAAATATCCCcacatttttcatatttacatgcACCCTGTCACGAAAAATCATTGCTGTAAGACCACGCAAAAGATGGTCGACTTGATTGCAGAGGAAGATGCTGTGATCAGGGAGAATGAGACCGACATAGTTCAGCGGCTGAAGAAACTTCTCATGATCTCGACGAAGGGAACTCTGAATATGCATGCATTATGGCTCATAAGAAGGGAACTTGGGTTGCCCGATGATTACAGGTCTTCTATACTACCAAACCATCAGCACGATTTATGTCTTGAATCCCCTGATACTCTGTCACTTGTCTCTTGGGATGAAGAATTAGCTGTAGCTAAGGTTGAAGAATGGAGGGAAAAGGAGTACACCGAAAAATGGCTGGCTGAATCAGAGACAAAATATGCTTTCCCAATCAACTTCCCTACTGGCTTTAAGATTGAGAAAGGTTTTAGAGTAAAACTCAAGAACTGGCAGAGGCTTCCCTACACCAAACCTTATGAGAAGAATGATTTGCATCCGATCCACAATGTGGAGCGGCTTGAGAAACGTATCGTTGGTATTCTCCATGAACTTTTAAGCTTGACAGTAGAAAAGATGATACCACTTGAGAGATTGTCACACTTCAGAAGAGTGTTCACTATGGAGGTAAACTTGCGGGAACTTCTTCTTAAGTACCCTGGCATTTTCTACATCTCGACCAAAGGAAGCACACAGACAGTCCTTCTGAGGGAGAGTTACAGTAAAGGATGTCTGATTGAGCCGAACCCTGTATACAATGTACGAAGGAAAATGCTATATCTGATTTTGTCTGGATGTCGTAACGTTGGTGAACCAGAAAGTGCAATTTGGTTTACTGAGTATGATCAGGGAAGCAGTCATAAGTCACAGAACAACACACGCCAGTTGGATACTACGAATTCCATAGTGGAACTTGAAATTGGAAGTGACTCACATGGAAAGAACCATTTTACTGAGGAGTTCCTGCACAAACCTTGCTGTGATTCAAAAGAAAATTAG